Proteins co-encoded in one Setaria viridis chromosome 9, Setaria_viridis_v4.0, whole genome shotgun sequence genomic window:
- the LOC117836880 gene encoding 3beta-hydroxysteroid-dehydrogenase/decarboxylase: MGSQPAKDSGGRPEARRWCAVTGGRGFMARHLVAALLRSGEWRVRVTDLAPAVELGPGEMEELLGDALRDGRSVYAAVDVCNLDQLIKAFEGVEVVFHTAAADPSKNNMELHYKVNVEGTKSVIDACKICKVKRLIHTSSSAVVFDGKHELFDVNESFPYPDKFPDAYAQTKAEAEKLVMRANGIDDLLTCCIRPGSIFGPGDVLIPIADQYGQTHFIIGEGRNCDDFVYVENVVHGHIRAERTLSTMQGAKISGGKAYFITNMEPMNMWDFVYLVQEELGHKRPFKIRLPSLVIKPISYLVEWGYKVLYPYGMRQPQMLTPARIKYLTLNRTFSCNKAAEELGYKPIVTLMDGLKIAVKSYTQLRNKDLSQRE, translated from the exons ATGGGGTCGCAGCCTGCTAAGGATAGTGGTGGCCGCCcggaggcgaggcggtggtGCGCGGTGACCGGCGGCCGGGGCTTCATGGCGAGGCACCTCGTGGCCGCGCTGCTCCGCTCCGGCGAGTGGCGCGTGCGGGTCACCGacctcgcccccgccgtcgaGCTTGGCCCCGGCGAGATGGAGGAGCTCCTCGGCGATGCGCTCCGTGACGGCCGTTCCGTCTATGCCGCAGTGGATGTCTGCAACCTAGATCAGCTTATCAAAG CTTTCGAAGGGGTAGAGGTTGTGTTCCACACAGCTGCTGCGGATCCTAGCAAAAACAACATGGAACTTCACTACAAGGTCAACGTGGAGG GGACAAAGAGTGTAATTGATGCTTGTAAGATCTGCAAGGTGAAAAGACTTATACACACCAGTTCTAGTGCTGTTGTGTTTGACGGAAAGCATGAACTTTTCGACGTAAATGAATCATTTCCATACCCAGATAAG TTTCCTGATGCATATGCACAGACAAAGGCAGAAGCAGAGAAGTTAGTCATGAGGGCCAATGGCATTGATGACCTTCTAACCTGTTGCATTCGTCCTGGTAGCATTTTTGGCCCTGGTGACGTATTGATACCGATTGCGGATCAATATGGACAAACACAT TTTATTATTGGTGAAGGGAGGAATTGCGATGATTTTGTGTATGTTGAAAATGTGGTACATGGTCACATACGTGCTGAAAGGACCCTTTCTACTATGCAGGGTGCAAAAATAAGTGGAGGGAAA GCCTACTTTATAACTAATATGGAGCCAATGAATATGTGGGACTTTGTATATTTGGTTCAGGAAGAACTTGGACACAAAAG ACCATTCAAGATAAGACTGCCTTCACTTGTCATCAAGCCAATAAGCTATCTGGTAGAGTGGGGATACAAGGTTCTATATCCTTACGGAATGCGCCAGCCTCAAATGCTAACACCGGCAAGGATTAAGTATCTGACACTCAATAGAACGTTTAGCTGTAACAAAGCTGCTGAAGAACTTGGCTACAAACCAATTGTGACACTCATG GATGGCCTTAAGATAGCGGTCAAATCGTATACTCAGTTGAGAAATAAAGATTTATCTCAGAGAGAGTAA
- the LOC117836879 gene encoding 3beta-hydroxysteroid-dehydrogenase/decarboxylase, which yields MGSLHDGGSNNGGRQEEARRRWCAVTGGRGFMARHLVAALLRSGEWHVRVTDLAADIVLGPGENEGLLGDALRDGRAVYASADVCNLDQLIKAFEGVDVVFHTAAADSSKNNLQLHYKVNTEGTKNVIDACMICKVKRLIHTSSIAVVFDGVHGLLNVNESLPYPDKFPDAYAQTKAEAEKLVMKANGINDLLTCCIRPASIFGPGDIVIPTLDQCGKTHFIFGDGKNRDDFVYVENVVHGHICADKTLSTMEGAKTSGGKAYFITNMEPMNMWDFLYMLHEELGYKRLFKIRIPLVVIKPVSYLVEWAYNVLLHHYGFCPPQVLTPTRIKYLTLHRTFSCNRAAEELGYKPIVTLMDGLKIAVKSYIRLRNTNSY from the exons ATGGGGTCGCTGCATGACGGTGGCAGCAACAATGGTGGCCGccaggaggaggcgaggcggcggtggtgcgcggTGACCGGCGGCCGGGGATTCATGGCGAGGCACCTGGTGGCCGCGCTGCTCCGCTCCGGTGAGTGGCATGTGCGGGTcaccgacctcgccgccgataTCGTGCTCGGCCCCGGCGAGAACGAGGGACTCCTCGGCGATGCCCTCCGTGACGGCCGCGCCGTCTATGCCTCGGCGGACGTCTGCAACCTAGACCAGCTCATAAAAG CTTTTGAAGGGGTGGATGTTGTCTTCCACACAGCTGCTGCGGATTCTAGCAAGAATAACTTGCAACTTCACTATAAGGTCAACACCGAGG GTACAAAGAATGTAATtgatgcttgtatgatctgcaAGGTGAAAAGGCTTATACACACCAGTTCTATTGCTGTTGTGTTCGATGGAGTTCATGGACTTCTCAACGTGAATGAATCACTGCCATACCCAGACAAG TTTCCTGATGCATATGCACAAACAAAAGCAGAAGCAGAGAAGTTAGTTATGAAGGCCAATGGCATTAATGACCTTCTAACATGTTGCATACGCCCTGCTAGCATTTTTGGACCTGGTGACATAGTTATACCAACTCTGGATCAGTGCGGAAAAACACAt TTTATTTTTGGTGATGGGAAGAATCGTGATGATTTTGTGTATGTTGAAAATGTGGTACATGGTCACATTTGTGCTGATAAGACTCTTTCTACTATGGAGGGTGCAAAAACTAGTGGAGGCAAA GCCTACTTTATAACGAATATGGAGCCAATGAATATGTGGGACTTTCTATATATGCTTCATGAAGAACTTGGATACAAAAG ATTGTTCAAGATAAGAATACCTTTGGTTGTCATCAAGCCAGTAAGCTATTTGGTAGAGTGGGCATATAATGTTCTACTACACCATTATGGATTTTGCCCACCTCAAGTGCTAACGCCAACAAGGATCAAGTATCTGACACTGCATAGAACATTTAGTTGTAACAGAGCTGCTGAAGAACTTGGCTACAAACCAATTGTGACACTTATG GATGGTCTGAAGATAGCAGTCAAATCATATATTCGGTTGAGAAATACAAATTCATATTAG
- the LOC117836785 gene encoding 3beta-hydroxysteroid-dehydrogenase/decarboxylase isoform X2 translates to MGSQQPDGSCDGHPEPEARWCAVTGGRGFMARHLVAALLRSGKWRVRVTDLAPAIVLGPGEVEALLSDALRDGRAVYARADICNVDQLIEAFEGVDVVFHTAAADPAKNDLQLHYKVNVEGTKNVIDACKICKAEAEKLVMENNGIRELLTCCIRPGSIFGHGDIIMPTMDRYGRTQFIIGDGKNCDDFVYVENVVHAHLCAEKTLSTEEGAETSGGKAYFVTNMEPINMWDFIYMVSEELGYKRPVKIRIPALVVMPVSYVIEWGYKVLRRYGMHQPQMLTPARIKYVTLNRTFSCKKAIEELGYKPIVTLMDGLKKTTESYILLRDKYSP, encoded by the exons ATGGGCTCGCAGCAACCTGATGGCAGCTGTGATGGCCACCCAGAACCAGAGGCCAGGTGGTGCGCTGTGACCGGAGGCCGAGGGTTTATGGCGAGGCACCTGGTGGCCGCGCTACTTCGCTCAGGAAAATGGCGCGTGCGGGTCACTGACCTCGCCCCCGCCATCGTGCTCGGCcccggcgaggtggaggcacTCCTCTCCGATGCCCTCCGCGACGGGCGCGCGGTCTATGCCCGGGCTGATATCTGCAACGTAGACCAGCTTATTGAAg CTTTTGAAGGGGTAGATGTTGTTTTCCACACAGCTGCTGCAGATCCTGCCAAGAACGATTTGCAACTTCATTATAAGGTCAACGTAGAGG GAACAAAGAATGTGATTGATGCTTGTAAGATCTGCAAG GCTGAAGCAGAGAAGCTAGTCATGGAGAACAACGGCATAAGAGAACTTCTAACTTGCTGCATTCGTCCTGGGTCTATTTTTGGTCATGGTGACATCATAATGCCAACCATGGACCGATATGGAAGAACACAA TTCATTATTGGTGATGGAAAGAATTGTGATGATTTTGTATATGTTGAAAATGTGGTGCATGCTCACCTCTGTGCTGAGAAGACTCTTTCTACCGAAGAGGGTGCAGAGACAAGTGGAGGGAAA GCATACTTTGTGACTAATATGGAGCCAATAAATATGTGGGACTTCATATATATGGTTTCTGAAGAACTTGGATACAAAAG GCCAGTCAAAATACGAATACCTGCACTTGTTGTCATGCCAGTAAGCTATGTGATAGAGTGGGGATACAAGGTACTGCGCCGCTATGGGATGCATCAACCTCAAATGTTAACACCGGCAAGAATTAAATATGTGACACTTAATAGAACATTCAGTTGCAAGAAAGCTATTGAAGAACTTGGCTACAAACCGATTGTGACACTCATG GATGGTCTAAAGAAAACAACCGAATCGTATATTCTTTTGAGAGATAAATATTCACCTTGA
- the LOC117836785 gene encoding 3beta-hydroxysteroid-dehydrogenase/decarboxylase isoform X1: MGSQQPDGSCDGHPEPEARWCAVTGGRGFMARHLVAALLRSGKWRVRVTDLAPAIVLGPGEVEALLSDALRDGRAVYARADICNVDQLIEAFEGVDVVFHTAAADPAKNDLQLHYKVNVEGTKNVIDACKICKVKRLIHTSSSVVVFDGVHGLFNVNESMPYPDKAEAEKLVMENNGIRELLTCCIRPGSIFGHGDIIMPTMDRYGRTQFIIGDGKNCDDFVYVENVVHAHLCAEKTLSTEEGAETSGGKAYFVTNMEPINMWDFIYMVSEELGYKRPVKIRIPALVVMPVSYVIEWGYKVLRRYGMHQPQMLTPARIKYVTLNRTFSCKKAIEELGYKPIVTLMDGLKKTTESYILLRDKYSP; encoded by the exons ATGGGCTCGCAGCAACCTGATGGCAGCTGTGATGGCCACCCAGAACCAGAGGCCAGGTGGTGCGCTGTGACCGGAGGCCGAGGGTTTATGGCGAGGCACCTGGTGGCCGCGCTACTTCGCTCAGGAAAATGGCGCGTGCGGGTCACTGACCTCGCCCCCGCCATCGTGCTCGGCcccggcgaggtggaggcacTCCTCTCCGATGCCCTCCGCGACGGGCGCGCGGTCTATGCCCGGGCTGATATCTGCAACGTAGACCAGCTTATTGAAg CTTTTGAAGGGGTAGATGTTGTTTTCCACACAGCTGCTGCAGATCCTGCCAAGAACGATTTGCAACTTCATTATAAGGTCAACGTAGAGG GAACAAAGAATGTGATTGATGCTTGTAAGATCTGCAAGGTGAAAAGGCTTATACACACCAGTTCTAGTGTTGTTGTATTTGACGGAGTTCATGGGCTTTTCAACGTAAATGAATCAATGCCATACCCAGATAAG GCTGAAGCAGAGAAGCTAGTCATGGAGAACAACGGCATAAGAGAACTTCTAACTTGCTGCATTCGTCCTGGGTCTATTTTTGGTCATGGTGACATCATAATGCCAACCATGGACCGATATGGAAGAACACAA TTCATTATTGGTGATGGAAAGAATTGTGATGATTTTGTATATGTTGAAAATGTGGTGCATGCTCACCTCTGTGCTGAGAAGACTCTTTCTACCGAAGAGGGTGCAGAGACAAGTGGAGGGAAA GCATACTTTGTGACTAATATGGAGCCAATAAATATGTGGGACTTCATATATATGGTTTCTGAAGAACTTGGATACAAAAG GCCAGTCAAAATACGAATACCTGCACTTGTTGTCATGCCAGTAAGCTATGTGATAGAGTGGGGATACAAGGTACTGCGCCGCTATGGGATGCATCAACCTCAAATGTTAACACCGGCAAGAATTAAATATGTGACACTTAATAGAACATTCAGTTGCAAGAAAGCTATTGAAGAACTTGGCTACAAACCGATTGTGACACTCATG GATGGTCTAAAGAAAACAACCGAATCGTATATTCTTTTGAGAGATAAATATTCACCTTGA
- the LOC117836785 gene encoding 3beta-hydroxysteroid-dehydrogenase/decarboxylase isoform X3 codes for MGSQQPDGSCDGHPEPEARWCAVTGGRGFMARHLVAALLRSGKWRVRVTDLAPAIVLGPGEVEALLSDALRDGRAVYARADICNVDQLIEAFEGVDVVFHTAAADPAKNDLQLHYKVNVEGTKNVIDACKICKVKRLIHTSSSVVVFDGVHGLFNVNESMPYPDKFPDAYAQTKAEAEKLVMENNGIRELLTCCIRPGSIFGHGDIIMPTMDRYGRTQFIIGDGKNCDDFVYVENVVHAHLCAEKTLSTEEGAETSGGKAYFVTNMEPINMWDFIYMVSEELGYKRPVKIRIPALVVMPVSYVIEWGYKVLRRYGMHQPQMLTPARIKYVTLNRTFSCKKAIEELGYKPIVTLMDGLKKTTESYILLRDKYSP; via the exons ATGGGCTCGCAGCAACCTGATGGCAGCTGTGATGGCCACCCAGAACCAGAGGCCAGGTGGTGCGCTGTGACCGGAGGCCGAGGGTTTATGGCGAGGCACCTGGTGGCCGCGCTACTTCGCTCAGGAAAATGGCGCGTGCGGGTCACTGACCTCGCCCCCGCCATCGTGCTCGGCcccggcgaggtggaggcacTCCTCTCCGATGCCCTCCGCGACGGGCGCGCGGTCTATGCCCGGGCTGATATCTGCAACGTAGACCAGCTTATTGAAg CTTTTGAAGGGGTAGATGTTGTTTTCCACACAGCTGCTGCAGATCCTGCCAAGAACGATTTGCAACTTCATTATAAGGTCAACGTAGAGG GAACAAAGAATGTGATTGATGCTTGTAAGATCTGCAAGGTGAAAAGGCTTATACACACCAGTTCTAGTGTTGTTGTATTTGACGGAGTTCATGGGCTTTTCAACGTAAATGAATCAATGCCATACCCAGATAA GTTTCCTGATGCATATGCACAAACCAAGGCTGAAGCAGAGAAGCTAGTCATGGAGAACAACGGCATAAGAGAACTTCTAACTTGCTGCATTCGTCCTGGGTCTATTTTTGGTCATGGTGACATCATAATGCCAACCATGGACCGATATGGAAGAACACAA TTCATTATTGGTGATGGAAAGAATTGTGATGATTTTGTATATGTTGAAAATGTGGTGCATGCTCACCTCTGTGCTGAGAAGACTCTTTCTACCGAAGAGGGTGCAGAGACAAGTGGAGGGAAA GCATACTTTGTGACTAATATGGAGCCAATAAATATGTGGGACTTCATATATATGGTTTCTGAAGAACTTGGATACAAAAG GCCAGTCAAAATACGAATACCTGCACTTGTTGTCATGCCAGTAAGCTATGTGATAGAGTGGGGATACAAGGTACTGCGCCGCTATGGGATGCATCAACCTCAAATGTTAACACCGGCAAGAATTAAATATGTGACACTTAATAGAACATTCAGTTGCAAGAAAGCTATTGAAGAACTTGGCTACAAACCGATTGTGACACTCATG GATGGTCTAAAGAAAACAACCGAATCGTATATTCTTTTGAGAGATAAATATTCACCTTGA